A window from Thalassophryne amazonica chromosome 15, fThaAma1.1, whole genome shotgun sequence encodes these proteins:
- the hemgn gene encoding hemogen isoform X3, translated as METVGFSHSFKDDRVTTWRLLRHKGRMEEPLQKETEAPESQNPNEDEGGIHRRLRDRDLLRKRKAEAEEKETNQWVFGVESMRKRSRAVGKSRTRGRPRKAKFVPESSFSQEEPTPFQEAVVVEVLPEPAEVIPAQMSGSAFGSDTLTSQPAPALALDEPVLPSVQSPVLTATLTSQAPPTLAPVPVSALVLVPSPDKAVDTIPTPSQESITAPALDTVPVQTLSQPLVPEEHPDPSSVPSSDETTYKELQSRKLLDQVLIEDLGSDEQEDICSSQDKGADEDLSEKPQIDVPEQNKMFSLPTLSSLAPQHEYLPGNGF; from the exons ATGGAGACGGTTGGTTTCTCCCACAGCTTCAAAGACGACAGAGTGACAACATGGCGACTCCTCCGACACA AAGGCAGAATGGAGGAGCCATTGCAAAAAGAGACGGAGGCGCCTGAAAGCCAAAACCCCAATGAAGATGAAG GTGGGATCCACCGCCGATTACGGGACAGAGACCTTCTCAGGAAGAGAAAAGCTGAAGCAGAAGAGAAGGAGACTAACCAGTGGGTTTTTGG GGTGGAGAGTATGAGGAAAAGGTCAAGAGCTGTGGGGAAGAGCAGAACAAGAGGGAGGCCCCGGAAGGCCAAGTTTGTGCCGGAGAGTTCTTTCAGTCAGGAAGAACCAACACCGTTTCAAGAAGCTGTTGTTGTAGAGGTGCTGCCAGAACCTGCAGAGGTCATCCCAGCTCAAATGTCAGGATCTGCTTTTGGGTCTGACACACTCACATCACAACCAGCGCCTGCCTTGGCTCTTGATGAACCTGTGCTTCCATCCGTCCAAAGTCCTGTTCTCACTGCTACTCTAACATCTCAGGCCCCACCTACCCTGGCTCCAGTGCCAGTTTCAGCCTTAGTTCTCGTTCCGTCTCCCGACAAAGCTGTAGATACGATCCCAACTCCAAGCCAAGAGTCAATAACAGCTCCAGCTCTGGACACTGTTCCAGTCCAAACACTATCCCAACCTCTTGTTCCAGAAGAACATCCTGATCCTTCTTCAGTTCCTTCCAGTGATGAGACAACTTACAAAGAGTTGCAAAGCAGGAAGCTCCTCGACCAGGTTCTGATTGAAGATTTGGGCTCAGATGAGCAAGAAGATATCTGTTCTTCTCAAGATAAAGGAGCTGATGAAG ATTTAAGCGAAAAACCACAGATCGACGTGCCTGAGCAGAATAAGATGTTCTCACTTCCAACTTTATCCTCTCTGGCTCCCCAACATGAATATCTCCCAGGAAATGGATTCTAA
- the hemgn gene encoding hemogen isoform X1 has product MFSLHYSTCSFTNCPHTTFCTPFFFFLYGCCANSSGFANMIREKLLKLSQRYANEGRMEEPLQKETEAPESQNPNEDEGGIHRRLRDRDLLRKRKAEAEEKETNQWVFGVESMRKRSRAVGKSRTRGRPRKAKFVPESSFSQEEPTPFQEAVVVEVLPEPAEVIPAQMSGSAFGSDTLTSQPAPALALDEPVLPSVQSPVLTATLTSQAPPTLAPVPVSALVLVPSPDKAVDTIPTPSQESITAPALDTVPVQTLSQPLVPEEHPDPSSVPSSDETTYKELQSRKLLDQVLIEDLGSDEQEDICSSQDKGADEDLSEKPQIDVPEQNKMFSLPTLSSLAPQHEYLPGNGF; this is encoded by the exons ATGTTTTCCCTCCATTACTCTACTTGTTCTTTCACAAACTGCCCACACACAACATTCTgcacgcctttttttttttttttgtatgggtGCTGTGCCAACTCCTCCGGCTTTGCAAATATGATAAGAGAAAAGCTGCTAAAACTCTCCCAGCGCTACGCTAATG AAGGCAGAATGGAGGAGCCATTGCAAAAAGAGACGGAGGCGCCTGAAAGCCAAAACCCCAATGAAGATGAAG GTGGGATCCACCGCCGATTACGGGACAGAGACCTTCTCAGGAAGAGAAAAGCTGAAGCAGAAGAGAAGGAGACTAACCAGTGGGTTTTTGG GGTGGAGAGTATGAGGAAAAGGTCAAGAGCTGTGGGGAAGAGCAGAACAAGAGGGAGGCCCCGGAAGGCCAAGTTTGTGCCGGAGAGTTCTTTCAGTCAGGAAGAACCAACACCGTTTCAAGAAGCTGTTGTTGTAGAGGTGCTGCCAGAACCTGCAGAGGTCATCCCAGCTCAAATGTCAGGATCTGCTTTTGGGTCTGACACACTCACATCACAACCAGCGCCTGCCTTGGCTCTTGATGAACCTGTGCTTCCATCCGTCCAAAGTCCTGTTCTCACTGCTACTCTAACATCTCAGGCCCCACCTACCCTGGCTCCAGTGCCAGTTTCAGCCTTAGTTCTCGTTCCGTCTCCCGACAAAGCTGTAGATACGATCCCAACTCCAAGCCAAGAGTCAATAACAGCTCCAGCTCTGGACACTGTTCCAGTCCAAACACTATCCCAACCTCTTGTTCCAGAAGAACATCCTGATCCTTCTTCAGTTCCTTCCAGTGATGAGACAACTTACAAAGAGTTGCAAAGCAGGAAGCTCCTCGACCAGGTTCTGATTGAAGATTTGGGCTCAGATGAGCAAGAAGATATCTGTTCTTCTCAAGATAAAGGAGCTGATGAAG ATTTAAGCGAAAAACCACAGATCGACGTGCCTGAGCAGAATAAGATGTTCTCACTTCCAACTTTATCCTCTCTGGCTCCCCAACATGAATATCTCCCAGGAAATGGATTCTAA
- the hemgn gene encoding actin cytoskeleton-regulatory complex protein PAN1 isoform X2 — MFSLHYSTCSFTNCPHTTFCTPFFFFLYGCCANSSGFANMIREKLLKLSQRYANEGRMEEPLQKETEAPESQNPNEDEGGIHRRLRDRDLLRKRKAEAEEKETNQVESMRKRSRAVGKSRTRGRPRKAKFVPESSFSQEEPTPFQEAVVVEVLPEPAEVIPAQMSGSAFGSDTLTSQPAPALALDEPVLPSVQSPVLTATLTSQAPPTLAPVPVSALVLVPSPDKAVDTIPTPSQESITAPALDTVPVQTLSQPLVPEEHPDPSSVPSSDETTYKELQSRKLLDQVLIEDLGSDEQEDICSSQDKGADEDLSEKPQIDVPEQNKMFSLPTLSSLAPQHEYLPGNGF, encoded by the exons ATGTTTTCCCTCCATTACTCTACTTGTTCTTTCACAAACTGCCCACACACAACATTCTgcacgcctttttttttttttttgtatgggtGCTGTGCCAACTCCTCCGGCTTTGCAAATATGATAAGAGAAAAGCTGCTAAAACTCTCCCAGCGCTACGCTAATG AAGGCAGAATGGAGGAGCCATTGCAAAAAGAGACGGAGGCGCCTGAAAGCCAAAACCCCAATGAAGATGAAG GTGGGATCCACCGCCGATTACGGGACAGAGACCTTCTCAGGAAGAGAAAAGCTGAAGCAGAAGAGAAGGAGACTAACCA GGTGGAGAGTATGAGGAAAAGGTCAAGAGCTGTGGGGAAGAGCAGAACAAGAGGGAGGCCCCGGAAGGCCAAGTTTGTGCCGGAGAGTTCTTTCAGTCAGGAAGAACCAACACCGTTTCAAGAAGCTGTTGTTGTAGAGGTGCTGCCAGAACCTGCAGAGGTCATCCCAGCTCAAATGTCAGGATCTGCTTTTGGGTCTGACACACTCACATCACAACCAGCGCCTGCCTTGGCTCTTGATGAACCTGTGCTTCCATCCGTCCAAAGTCCTGTTCTCACTGCTACTCTAACATCTCAGGCCCCACCTACCCTGGCTCCAGTGCCAGTTTCAGCCTTAGTTCTCGTTCCGTCTCCCGACAAAGCTGTAGATACGATCCCAACTCCAAGCCAAGAGTCAATAACAGCTCCAGCTCTGGACACTGTTCCAGTCCAAACACTATCCCAACCTCTTGTTCCAGAAGAACATCCTGATCCTTCTTCAGTTCCTTCCAGTGATGAGACAACTTACAAAGAGTTGCAAAGCAGGAAGCTCCTCGACCAGGTTCTGATTGAAGATTTGGGCTCAGATGAGCAAGAAGATATCTGTTCTTCTCAAGATAAAGGAGCTGATGAAG ATTTAAGCGAAAAACCACAGATCGACGTGCCTGAGCAGAATAAGATGTTCTCACTTCCAACTTTATCCTCTCTGGCTCCCCAACATGAATATCTCCCAGGAAATGGATTCTAA
- the hemgn gene encoding hemogen isoform X4, with protein MEEPLQKETEAPESQNPNEDEGGIHRRLRDRDLLRKRKAEAEEKETNQWVFGVESMRKRSRAVGKSRTRGRPRKAKFVPESSFSQEEPTPFQEAVVVEVLPEPAEVIPAQMSGSAFGSDTLTSQPAPALALDEPVLPSVQSPVLTATLTSQAPPTLAPVPVSALVLVPSPDKAVDTIPTPSQESITAPALDTVPVQTLSQPLVPEEHPDPSSVPSSDETTYKELQSRKLLDQVLIEDLGSDEQEDICSSQDKGADEDLSEKPQIDVPEQNKMFSLPTLSSLAPQHEYLPGNGF; from the exons ATGGAGGAGCCATTGCAAAAAGAGACGGAGGCGCCTGAAAGCCAAAACCCCAATGAAGATGAAG GTGGGATCCACCGCCGATTACGGGACAGAGACCTTCTCAGGAAGAGAAAAGCTGAAGCAGAAGAGAAGGAGACTAACCAGTGGGTTTTTGG GGTGGAGAGTATGAGGAAAAGGTCAAGAGCTGTGGGGAAGAGCAGAACAAGAGGGAGGCCCCGGAAGGCCAAGTTTGTGCCGGAGAGTTCTTTCAGTCAGGAAGAACCAACACCGTTTCAAGAAGCTGTTGTTGTAGAGGTGCTGCCAGAACCTGCAGAGGTCATCCCAGCTCAAATGTCAGGATCTGCTTTTGGGTCTGACACACTCACATCACAACCAGCGCCTGCCTTGGCTCTTGATGAACCTGTGCTTCCATCCGTCCAAAGTCCTGTTCTCACTGCTACTCTAACATCTCAGGCCCCACCTACCCTGGCTCCAGTGCCAGTTTCAGCCTTAGTTCTCGTTCCGTCTCCCGACAAAGCTGTAGATACGATCCCAACTCCAAGCCAAGAGTCAATAACAGCTCCAGCTCTGGACACTGTTCCAGTCCAAACACTATCCCAACCTCTTGTTCCAGAAGAACATCCTGATCCTTCTTCAGTTCCTTCCAGTGATGAGACAACTTACAAAGAGTTGCAAAGCAGGAAGCTCCTCGACCAGGTTCTGATTGAAGATTTGGGCTCAGATGAGCAAGAAGATATCTGTTCTTCTCAAGATAAAGGAGCTGATGAAG ATTTAAGCGAAAAACCACAGATCGACGTGCCTGAGCAGAATAAGATGTTCTCACTTCCAACTTTATCCTCTCTGGCTCCCCAACATGAATATCTCCCAGGAAATGGATTCTAA
- the trmo gene encoding tRNA (adenine(37)-N6)-methyltransferase, which yields MAPLCESCGENINKLKHQVSVMRKEIKNLRQALDSAIRSHCKHLTAIQSTVSKIGCCGPEKSQPPPSPQAGLEQGSIQTVPIGYMSSSFSVKNGTPRQPSICAPSRAELRIQKSVFNNPEHALVGLEQYSHIWIIFLFHKNGHMSYKAKVKPPRLNGQRVGVYSTRSPHRPNALGLTLAKVDRIDGDTIHLSDVDMIAGTPVLDIKPYIPEYDSPQARAAADLQCYKSDVHQQTATAGSQEESSILNFHIDSEIDVPSNPKCEQTSHCHDDEPESLLPEDKPRHDMPRSGSATSSSSESVRFSLLKDLQNVLEEAKTYVTQGDLLQLNCEDKYQMSDSAKTRRLDSAVECPRYGEEAYSTVAAWIREPPVSTLEVRFTPHAEKDLAKFFPSHLSGPSECSKPRFKFLRSPEEAACAIRGLLSADPRSVYRRTCCKDRLFFFTLDMADITCWFGMGFAEVLQVQPLQQHVASW from the exons ATGGCTCCTTTGTGTGAATCATGTGGAGagaacattaataaattaaaacaccAGGTTTCTGTGATGCGAAAAGAAATCAAGAACCTGAG gcaGGCCTTGGACAGTGCCATTAGATCCCATTGTAAACATTTAACAGCCATTCAGTCGACTGTGTCAAAGATCGGATGCTGTGGACCTGAAAAATCACAGCCACCGCCATCACCGCAGGCTGGATTGGAACAAG GTAGCATCCAGACGGTCCCGATTGGGTACATGAGTTCCTCTTTCTCAGTAAAGAATGGGACGCCAAGACAGCCGAGTATTTGTGCCCCCTCAAGGGCAGAACTACGCATCCAGAAGAGTGTCTTCAATAACCCAGAACATGCTTTGGTGGGCCTTGAGCAGTACTCTCACATCTG GATCATCTTTCTTTTTCATAAAAATGGACACATGAGTTACAAGGCCAAAGTGAAGCCTCCCCGACTAAACGGTCAAAGGGTCGGCGTGTACTCCACACGCAGTCCACACAGACCAAACGCTTTGGGTCTCACTCTCGCTAAAGTGGACAGAATTGATG GTGATACAATACATCTGTCGGACGTTGATATGATTGCTGGCACCCCGGTATTGGACATCAAACCCTACATCCCAGAGTATGACTCCCCACAAGCTCGGGCTGCCGCGGACTTACAGTGTTATAAATCAGATGTGCACCAACAAACAGCAACTGCTGGATCACAAGAAGAGTCGAGTATCTTGAACTTTCACATAGACTCAGAAATAGATGTTCCTTCAAACCCAAAATGTGAACAAACCAGTCACTGTCATGACGATGAGCCAGAGAGTCTCCTCCCAGAAGATAAACCGAGACATGATATGCCAAGATCAGGTTCAGCAACAAGTTCTTCAAGTGAGAGCGTCCGATTTTCACTGCTTAAAGACCTACAAAATGTTCTGGAGGAGGCCAAGACCTATGTCACGCAAGGTGACCTTTTACAACTAAATTGTGAGGACAAGTACCAAATGTCAGACTCGGCAAAAACCAGGCGATTGGACTCAGCGGTGGAATGCCCTCGTTATGGAGAGGAGGCCTACAGCACCGTTGCTGCCTGGATCAGggagcctcctgtttccactttgGAGGTTCGCTTCACACCGCATGCTGAGAAGGACTTGGCGAAATTCTTTCCCTCACACCTCTCAG GACCGAGTGAATGTTCTAAACCCAGGTTCAAGTTTCTGCGCAGTCCAGAAGAAGCTGCTTGTGCCATCAGAGGGCTGCTGTCAGCAGACCCCAGGTCAGTATACAGACGGACATGCTGCAAAGACagactcttcttcttcaccctggacaTGGCTGACATCACCTGCTGGTTTGGGATGGGGTTTGCTGAGGTGCTGCAGGTCCAGCCTCTGCAGCAGCATGTTGCCTCATGGTGA